The genomic window GCTGAATACGCTGGCGATACGATTGCGTGTGGCACCCAGTGTTTTGAGTACAACAACCTCGCGGATGCGCCGAAAGCGCGTGCTGGCCACACTCGATGCCAAAATTACCGCGCCGGTCAGGATCGAAAATCCGGCAAGAAAACGGATCACAATCGTAATCTGGTGAATCACGCTCTGCACAGTTTCCAGAATGTCGGCCACATTGATGGTGGTTACCGTAGGGTAAGCGGCAAACAAGGCCCGCTCAAGCGGCGCAATCTGCCCGGGCTGCACATGCACCGTTGCGTACCACACCACGGGCAGTCCCTGCAGCGGTCCGGACGGAAGAATGAATTCGCTGCGTGCAAAGGCATGCTCTCCTTCAGGCTTATAAATGGCCGCTACATGTGTGCGGACCTGCTTTTCACCGGCCTGAAAAACCACCTCGGAACCCAGATGTAGATGAAATCGTCTTGCCACACGGTCTACTACAGCAAGCCCATCTGCGTCGCTGCCCTGCCACCACCTGCCCGCAACAACTTTTACCCCTTCCGGCGATCTGTCTGACCAGGTTACCGGGACCGAGGACAACATCCGACGCGGATAGTTTTTCAGTTTCAGATCTGCCACTCCGGCCCCATCAACGTCTGTAATGCGAGCAGTCACAATGGGGATGGTCTCCACTTTCCCTGTAACTCCCGGCTGATGGGCAAGCAGTCCCTCTACACCAGCAAGCTCACTTTGTCCGATATCAATGAGGAAAATGTTGGGTGCGCTGGAGCTTGAATCGGAATTCAGCCGATTAAGAATCGCGTGTTGCATGAGAAACACGCTCAAAATGAGCATGACACCAACACCAAGTGCCGCCAGGACCGCGGCGGACTGGTTTCCGGGTCGATAAAGATTCGCCAGGCCCTGCCGCAGCACTGAATGCAGATGAAGCCTTGTCCGGTCAAGAAATGCCCGCAGGACCCGCAACGTAAAGGCAGCAAGCGCCAGCAACACAATCAGGACGGAGGCCAGCGCCGCGGTAAACCATCTTCCGACAATCATGGAGTCGGCCAGACCCGCGGCGATGGCACCCAGTGCGAGAAGCACGACGATCGAAGAGATCCATCGCGCCTTGTTTTCTTTGAGCCTCGCCGCCCATCCTTGTTTCTCCGCCGATTCCTCCACCGTCTTGCGCAGAACAACATTGGGCCGGACCTTCCGCACATCCAGCAGCGGAGGCAGACAAAACAGAAGTGTCGTCAGGGTCCCAGTACCAAATGCAGCCACCACAGAACGCAACGGCAATCGCAGCGGCGGATGGATCGGCAGCAACCGGCCAAAAAGCGACGGAAGCGCCCACTCCACTCCCACCCCCAAAGCAATGCCGAGCACGGAACCAGCAACGCCCAGCAGCAGGGTCTGAAAAAGATAGATCTGCAGAATGTCCCCGGATCGCGCGCCGATGGACTTCATGATGGCAAGCGTGTCCATGCGCTGCTGTAAATGGGCGCGCATCGCCATCGCCACACCAATGGCGCCCAACACCATCGCCACCAGACAAATCAGACTTAACAAGCCTGTTGCTCGGTCAAGCCCTTCGGAAATCGCCGGACTGGTCTCACGAAAGTCAGAGACCTGCGCATCGGGCAGGACCTTTTCAATCGCTTTGCGGAGATCTTCTACCTTTCCGCTCTGTGGACCGAGCTTGAAAAGATAGCGTTCCGTGGCGCGGCTTCCCGCTTGCAGCAATCCGGTCCTGTCGAGGGCTGCGCGTGTCATCATTACGCGCGGTCCCATGCCCACTCCGGCCGTTAAACGGTCCGGCTCTTTCTGGATGACAGCAGCAATGCGGAAAAACTGCCCGCCAATCCGGAGCTGGTCCCCAACATGCGCCTGGAGCCGGACAAGCAAATTGTCGTCGACAACTACAGTCGAGTCTGTAAGAAAGGTCCGCAGATCGCCCGCCGGAGAAAGCACGACATTTCCATAAAACGGGTACTCCGTAGGGTCTACCACTTTGAGCGATACCAGTAAGGGCACCAGGTCCCCCTGCCGCGAAGCCATCGAGACCATCTCCGTGACCCATGTGCGCTGAACGGGCATTGCATTCAGCTCCGCGTTTTCCTGTGGAGTCAGAATACGGAACATGCGCGCCGAAAGGTCCGCTGCCATGATGCTGCGCGCCTGGTTAAGTAGCGCCTTCTGGAAGGACTCGCTGAACCCGCGCACGCCCGTCAGGGCTGCCACGCCAAGGGCGACGGAAAGCACCACAAAGACAAATTTCGTTCGCGAGGCGTGCAGCTCCCGCCAGGCAATCTTGGCCGCAGTCGTCCAGCCGAGAGCGGGTTTTTGCTTAGTTTCCATTGGATTCATCCGCGATAATGCGTCCGTCCTTCATCACAATGCGCCGGTCGGCGCGGCCGGCAATCTGTGCATCGTGCGTCACCATGACCAGCGTGGTCCCGGCCTCGCGCTGGCGCTCCATCAACAAATCAAGCACATGCTGCCCGTTTTTTGAGTCAAGATTTCCCGTCGGTTCGTCTGCCATGACGATTGGCGGCGCAAGAACAAAGGCACGGGCCAAGGCCACCCGCTGCTGCTCTCCACCGGAAAGCTGGACCGGGTAATGATGCAGACGGTCGGCCAGACCTACCGTTTCTAGCAAGGAAACCGCCCTCTGCCTACCATCGCCATTCGCATTGAGCTCGTAGGGTAGCAGCACGTTTTCAAGCGCAGTCAGTGTAGGAATCAGTTGATAGGACTGGAAGACAAACCCAATCTTCTTCCCGCGCACCTGCGCCAGTTTATCTTCCGGCAGATGGCTGATTTCGCTCCCGTCAATCAACACCTGTCCCCCTGTGGGAGCATCCAGTCCAGCCATCAGCCCCAGCAGCGTGCTCTTGCCGCTGCCGGAGGCACCCATAATCGCCAGAAATTGTCCCTGCGGCACGGTAAGGTCAATTCCCTTCAGAATCTCTACCACCCGTGGACCGTTGCGGATGGTCTTGGTTAATCCTCGGACTTCAATCATGCAAAAACACCTGGCTGCATACAATATGGATGTGAAGCGACGGCATTTTCTCCTCTTTCTTTTTACGCTGTTCCTCGGAACCGCGTTCCATCATGGGTGGGCCGCTTCTGCTCCGGTGATTGCCTGCTTTGGAAACTCGCTGACCGCAGGATACGGCGTCAGCCCTGGCCACAGCTATCCCGACGAGTTACAGAAGCTCCTTGATGCACGTGGATATCACTACCGCGTCGCGAACCTGGGCGTCAGCGGCAATACTTCAAAAGACGGAACAGACCGCTTGAAAGACGTGCTTGCGCTGCGTCCTCAGATTGTCATACTGGAATTTGGCGGAAACGACGGCCTGCGTGGTCTGCCCCTGAACGCAACGAAGCAGAACCTCGAAGCCATGATCGCGGCATTGCAGAAGGCCGGCGTCAAGGTCGTGCTGGCTGGCATTACCCTGCCCCCAAATTACGGGCCGGATTACATTCAGCAGTTCAACAACATCTATACATCGCTGGCAAAGAAATACCGCACACCGCTGATTCCCTTTCTGCTGCAAAGCGTGTATGGGGTTCCCGGATCCATGCAGGAGGACGGGATTCACCCCACCGCTCAGGGGTGCAGACAAGTGGCGCTGAATGTATTTCAGGCACTACGCCCCCTGCTCAACAAGTAGCCAGCAGGCTTGTCCTGCTCATGGGACTTCACCCTCACACTTCAGCCCTTTGTGCCAGCAGCACTTTGGCCGTTGTCACCACCTGGCCCACATGGCGCTGGGTGTGGTCGGCCACATGCACCAGCAGTCCACCCACCGTCGTAGGAAGCTGTTTCTTCCCCACAAAGCGCGGCTGCCCCAGATCGCCGGCACCCAACACCCGCACACGCCGGGCCGCATTTTCCAGGCCTCTGTCAAATTCGGCAAACAGAGCCTCCCGGCTTGTCCCGACATCCATTTCCGTCTTCAGAGCAGCAATCTGATCGCTGGAGAGCTGCTCCCCTTCGGCATAGGTCAACAGCCGGTCACAGCTCCGCACAATATGTTTCAGATGAAACGCAATCGAAGGCAACTCCAGCGGGCGCATATCCATCTCTTCATCGGCCAGCGGACCACACCACCGCTGCACATCTTCTTTTGCTAACTCCAGGGCGTGTAAAACCGCCCGGGCCACAGGTAGAACATCGGTCAATGTGCCGCGCAGCCACGGTTCTGGCTGCTGCGCTGGGGCCACTTTTACTGACTCCATCATCAAAGCCCTTTCTTCTGCCGGAATTCGCGCACCACCTCTGCCGGATCACGATGTTCCGCATCCACGGCCTCATTCATGGCGCGCATTTCGTCTACGGATATTTTATTTGCCAGCTCCGCCAGTGCGCCGCGCAGCGCAGGCCAGCGCCGCAGCGCATCTTCTCGCACGAGCGGAACGGCCTGATAGGGCGGAAACGCATGCTGATCATCTTCCAGGACCTTCAGGCCAAACTCGGCAATCTGGCCATCGGTTGAATTGGCGGCAATCATGTCCACTTGATGGGCATTCAGTGCGCGATACAACAGACCGAGGTCCATCGTGCGCGGTGGCCCTTTAAAATGCAGCCCGTAGCTCTTGCTCAGCACAGAAAGTCCATCCGGGCGCTGCTCAAATTCATAACCCACTCCCAGACGCCATTCCGGAGCATATTTTGCCGCTTCGCTTAACGTGTTCAAATGCAGCCGCTGCGCATCGTCTCCACGAATGACCATGGCGAACGTATTCTCGAACCCCAGCGACGGCATGACGGAAATCTGATACCGTTGCTGATACAAATTTTGCACGGCATGGAAGACTGCCTGCGGATTTCGGCTTGCCGGCTGCCTGAGGATCGCGGTAAGCGCGGTACCGGTGTATTCTACGTATGCGTCAATGCGCCCGGAAATCAGGGCCTGATGACAGATGTAACTGCCGGCAAGATAAAAACGGCGCTCCACCTTGATTCCGGTGCTGGCTTCAATGTGTTGGGCCAGCAGCTCACCCAGAACCACCTGCTCTGTAAAGTTTTTGGCTCCGATGACCAGGTGGTCTGCATGTGGCGGAGAACAACTTGTGCATAGAAAAGCCACAATTAAACATGCACAGAGTGTGCAGGCACATTTCCAAGAGCCGGGTTTCAGATTGCTGAAAAAGAAGGAGGAAATTTTCCGGCACACTGCCTGCTTATGGCCCCGGCTGCTCCATGCATTCGTACCGCGAAAAAGCGGAAGTTTCGCCAGACGCTTCCCCTTCATGGATGTCTCATTCCCGGCACCCGGACCCGGCGCTCCACCAGCCCCAGCAGCCCATCGGCGCCCAAAGCCAGCAGCGCAGCAGGAATGGCCCCGGCGAGGACCAGCCTGTTGTCCACCGAAGCGACGCCGCGAAAGATCAACTCACCCAGCCCGCCTGCACCCACCGCGGCAGCAATTGTCGCGATTCCAACGCAGGTCACCGTGGCCGTGCGCAGTCCGGCAAGAATCACCCCGGCGGCAAGCGGTAGCTCGACTTTCATGAGCACTTGCCTCTCCGTCATACCCAGGGCGCGCGCCACGTCTGTGATGGTTGCATCAATCCCTCGAATTCCCGCATAGGTATTGCGAATGATTGGCAGCAGCGCATATCCGGTAAGTGCAACAATCGCAATCCGTGCAGCCCGCTCGCCCAGCCACGGCAGTGGAAGTAAGAAGCCGAACATCGCGAGGCTGGGGACGGTCTGAATCACATTTACGAAGCTGATGACAGGTTTCGCCCATCGCTCATGCCGGGTCAGCCAGATTCCCGCGGGGATGCCGATGAACGATGCAAACAGCATTGCAGCGCCCGTCAGCCACAGATGCTCCAGCGTCAGCTCGCGGACCTCGATGCCATACTGCGCAAGAAAACCGCTCACGGCATCACTCCACGATGGATTGCTTGCACATATGCGCGTACAGCCGGCACCTCAGACCTCGGAAATTCCTCAGCCGGCAGATCAACCACCATGCGCCCCTCTTCCAGCAACACAATGCGCGATGCCAGATACAGCGCCTCGTCCAGATCGTGGGTCACCAGCAGCACGGTCTTTTTCAGGCGCTGGAGCAGGCCGCGCAACATCTGCTGCATCTCTGCGCGCGTCAGCGGGTCAAGCGCACCAAATGGCTCGTCCATCAGTAGAATCTGCGGATCGGCAGCCAGGGCGCGGGCCAGACCGACACGCTGCCGTTGTCCTCCCGAAAGCTCGTGCGGCCAGCGCTGCGCAAATCTCTGCGGGTCCAGACCCACCAGCTTCAGCAATTCATGGATCCGACCTTTGTCCACGCAGCCTCCGTTTAACTCAGGCACAAGGCCGGCATTTCGCTCGACCGTGAAGTGTGGAAACAGGCCTGTCTCCTGGATGACATACCCGGTCCTGCGCCGCAGCCGCACTTGGTCCTGCGTAGAAACATCCTTCCCGTGGACAAAAACGCTGCCGCTCGTAGGCCGCGCCATGCGGTTTACCATGCGCAACAACGTCGTCTTTCCGGACCCGCTGCGGCCCAGGATGGCCACCGTGGTCCCTTCCTCAATCCTCAGGCAGAGGCCATCGAGCAGCCTTCGTCCATCTCGTGTTGCGAGCGTGACATCGCGGAATTCAATAGCGGATGACATTGGAAATAGGAAAGCCGGACATTGCTGCCCGGCTTCTTGCTTGTTTCGCTGCCTAAGAATGGCTTTCGTCTCCCGGAGCGCTTTCTCCGGAAGACCCAGCCGGGGGTTGTACCGGCGGCGCTCCCTTGACGCGCACCACAGTAATTTTTGAAAAACCCTCTTTAAAAGAGGGCGGACGCAGCCGCTCAGCCATCTTTTTCATCACCTCGTCGCTGACAACACGTTCGCGGCGGCGGTTCCGTTCCATACAGACTTCAAAGGGTACATCAAAGAACACCGCCTGGACATCGTAGCCAAAGCTCTTGGCCATCTTGATCCACTGCCTCCGTTCATGGGGAGACAGGTTGGTGGCGTCCACATAATTCCACGGCATCTTGGCAATCAGCCTGGCGCGCAGCAGCGAACGCAGAGTGGAAAAGACCAGGCCCTGATAACGCTGCTCAGTGATGTCGTCAAAAAGAATTGTCCGCAGCAGATCACTCGACAACGGAGTCACGCCGCGCCGCTTGAACCACGTTGTTTTGCCAGAACCGGGGAGCCCAATGGCCAGAACAACATATCCTCGGGGGCTGCGCTGCGGCGTCGCCTGGGGCTCTGGCGGAGGAGTCGATGGTGACTCGGGCTGGGTCTCCACCTCAAATTTACCCGTTGCCTCCTGGGCTGGCTCCGGCAGGATCTCGGCCGCTGGCGCTCCGGCCGCCTCCACCGGAGTGGCCGTTTCTTCTGCCTTTTCTTGCACATGCTGCACCTGGTCCCCATAGCTTGGCTGCAATGGCGGAGGCTGGTTGGCTGGCAGTTCCTGCCCGATTTTTCCTGTGGACTCGGAGGTGTTCGGTCCACGCTTCAGACGTCTTCTCATGCGTTCGCGCATCCATTCGCGCATGATGTGGATGTACCACAGCCAACGCCATCAGAGCAAACATCCGGCAAAAATCGGGGGAAATTGCAAAATAAATTTTCCTGATTCGCCCCAAAGGCTTTCTTGATATTGACGACAGTGCTAGCATCATTATTGAGTGGCGCTCCGGCGGCGGCCCATCATCACTCTCTGGATCAGCCCTCAAGACTTAAACCTTTCAGCGAAAAACCTCTTAAGGAGAACTTTTTAAATGGCAGTTAAGGTTGGCATCAACGGTTTTGGCCGTATTGGACGCAATGTATTTCGTGCCTCCCTCGGCAATCCGGACATCGAAGTGGTCGCAGTCAATGACCTAACCAGCCCCGCAACTCTCGCCCATCTGCTGAAGTATGACTCCATCCTGGGTAACGTACAAAACGAAATCAGCGCTGGAGAAGACTTCATCTCCGTGGACGGCAAGAAGATCAAGGTCTTCGCGGAAAAAGATCCTGCAAAGCTGCCCTGGGACTCGGTCGGCGCTCAGATCGTCGTAGAATCAACGGGGCGTTTTACCGACGCCAATGCGGCCAAGGCCCATCTGCAAGGTTCCGTCAAAAAGGTCATCATCTCTGCTCCTGCAACCAATGAGGACATCACGATCGTCCTGGGCGTGAACGACGACAAGTATGATCCGGCCAAGCACAACATCATCTCGAATGCTTCCTGCACCACAAACTGCCTTGCTCCCGTGGTCAAGGTGCTGCACGAGAACTTCGGCATCATTTCCGGCATCATGACCACCGTGCACAGCTATACCAATGACCAGGTCGTCCTCGATTTCCCGCATAAAGACCTGCGCCGCGCCCGTGCCGCTGCCCTCAACATCATTCCCAGCTCCACCGGCGCCGCCAAGGCCCTCAAGCTGGTCATTCCGGAGATGGCCGGAAAGCTCGATGGCTTCGCCCTGCGTGTGCCCACACCCAATGTCTCCGTCGTGGACCTGACCTTTATCTCAGAAAAGGCCGCAACTGTGCAGTCAGTCAATGAGGCACTCAAGAAGGCTGCCGAAGGGCCGCTGAAGGGCATCCTCGGTTATGAGGCCGGCGAGTTGGTCTCCAGCGACTTTAAAGGCGATCCCCGCTCTTCCATCGTGGATGCACCCCTGACCAAAGTCATCGGGAACTCAGTAAAGGTCATTAGCTGGTACGACAATGAATGGGGCTACTCCAACCGCGTTCGCGACCTCATTCTGTATATTGCGAAAAAAGGTCTGTAATCCATCATCGTAGTTGCCCTTCCGGGCGTAGCCAGGGACCTGCTTCTTCAAGGCAGGAGCAGGTCTCTGGACCCCGCGCTTCTTAGCGCTCCGCCCAGGATGACAATACAATTCTTACTATCCAGGAGCCACCCCGATGCGCCAGAACATCTCAGGTTCCTCGCCTTATGAGCCAATCATTGGCTTCTCCCGTGCTGTGCGTGTCGGCAATCGCGTCTATGTGTCCGGCACCGCCCCCGTCGGCGCGGAAAGTGCTGAACCTGCCGCCCAGACCCGCCAGTGCCTCTCCCTGATTCAGAATGCGCTTGAAAAGGCCGAAGCAAAGCTTGAAGATGTCGTCCGCACGCGCATCTATCTTACTCATGCTGAGGACTGGGAAAGCATCGGCCGCGCGCATGGCGAATTCTTTGGTAACATCCGCCCGGCAGCAACCATGGTCGTTGTGGCAAAACTTCTAAACCCATCATGGCGTGTTGAAATCGAAGCCGACGCCATCATCTCCAATTCAGAAATCCAGTGAGTCTATCTATGTCGAAACTCTCTATCCGCGATCTCGATCTTCAGCACAAGCACGTTTTCATGCGTGTTGACTTTAACGTCCCACTCACCGAAGACGGCAGCGAAATTACTGACGATACCCGCATTCGCGAGACACTGCCCACCATTGAATACGCGCTGCGTCATAAGGCAAAGCTGATTCTTGCCTCCCACCTTGGTCGCCCCAAAGGCAAGCCAAATCCCAAATACAGCCTGCGGCCTGTGGTTGACAGGCTGCGCGTCCTGCTAGACCACCAGCTGGGAGAAAGCGTCAATGTTGCCTTCTCGCCGGACTGCGTAGGTGATGTAGCCAGGGAGCTGGCACGGCAGCTCGAATCAGGCCAGGTGCTGCTGCTTGAAAACCTGCGCTTCCACGCCGAAGAAGAGGCCAATGACCCCGGCTTCGCCAAGCAGCTTGCTTCACTCTGTGAAATCTATGTGAATGATGCCTTTGGCAGCGCCCATCGTGCACACGCCTCAACCGAAGGAATCACTCACTTTGTGAGCAAGTCTGCTGCCGGCCTGCTGATGGAAAAGGAGCTCCAGTACCTGGGCAAGGCCCTCTCTGAGCCGGCACGGCCTTTCGTCGCCATTCTTGGCGGCGCCAAGGTATCCGACAAAATTAAGGTCATTGATAATCTTCTCGGCAAAGTGGATTCTCTCCTCATCGGCGGCGGCATGGCCTACACCTTCCTCAAAGCCAGAGGGCAGGACGTCGGCAAGTCCCTTGTCGAGGCCGACAAGCTGGACATTGCCAAAGACGCCCTGAAGAAGGCTGAAGAAAAGGGCGTCCGCTTCCTGCTGCCCGTGGACCACGTCCTGGCTGACAAGTTCGCACCCGACGCCAAGACCCAAACCTTTGCCGGAGATGCAGCTTTCCCAGCGGACTGGATGGCCCTTGACATCGGCCCCAAAACGGTCGAGCTCTTCAGCCAAGAGATCGCCGAGGCCCGCACCCTGGTCTGGAACGGCCCCATGGGCGTCTTTGAAATGCCGGCATTTGCCAAAGGGACCACTCAGGTGGCCAAGGCCGTGGCCAAAAACAGTGAGGCCATCTCCATCGTCGGCGGAGGTGATTCGGTAGCCGCTGTAAAACAGGCCGGCGTGGCTGATCAGATTACGCACATCTCCACCGGCGGCGGCGCATCCCTTGAGTTTCTGGAAGGCAAAAAATTGCCTGGCGTCGAAGCCTTGACGGAAAAATAAATGGCTGAAACTGCGCGGCCCCACCGCGCAGTTCATTTCAACTAGAAAGAAAAGACAAATGCGCAAACCTCTCATTGCAGCCAATTGGAAGATGTATAAGACCCCGGCCCAGGCCGCGGAATATGTGCAGACCTTTCTCCCACTTGTTGCCGGGCACAACCGCGACGAGATCGTCCTCTGTCCATCGGACACCTCTCTGAGCACCGTCATTCCTGCCGTTGCCGGATCCAACATCGCCGTTGGCGGTCAGAACATGCACTTTGCTGATGAAGGCGCCTACACCGGAGAAACCTCGCCCGTGATGCTGAAAGCCATCGGTGCGACCCACGTCATCATCGGCCACTCCGAACGCCGTCAGTACTTCAACGAGACCGACGAGACCGTCAACAAAAAGCTCATCACCGCCCTCAAGCATACGATCGTACCCATTGTCTGCATCGGGGAGGTCCTCGCCGAACGCGAAGCTGGACAGACCGATGATGTCCTGCGCCGCCAGGTATCGCTGGCTCTGGCGGGAATCAAGCCAGAAGAGGCGCAGCCCATCGTCATCGCCTATGAGCCAGTCTGGGCCATCGGGACCGGAAAGACCGCCACCCCGGAGATCGCCGCCGAGGCACACCTTACCATTCGCAGCGAAATTGCCCGCATTCTGGGCCGCGAAGTTGCCGATGGTATCCGCATCCTCTACGGCGGCAGCGTCAAGCCGGAGAATGCCTCCTCGCTGCTCAACCAGCCTGAAATTGATGGCGCACTCGTCGGCGGGGCGAGCCTTGATCCCCAATCTTTTGCAAAAATTGTGAAGTATTGACTCGCTTTCCCGCCTGAAAAAGGACGCCGCTTATCCGGAGGATGACCGAAGTGAAGCTGCAAGTTGGTGGAATTCTGTTTGATATGGACGGCGTCCTGGTCAGCTCCCTGGGTTCTGTCGAAAGGAGCTGGCGCAAGTGGGCAGAGAAGCGCGGTGTGGACCCGTCCTTGGCCATCAGGACGGCTCACGGACGCCGTGCGATTGAAACGGTGCGCCTGCTGCGTCCCGATCTCAATGACATCGAGGAGCTTCGACTGATTGAACAGATCGAAGTCGAGGACAAAGAAGACATCGAGGTCCTTAAAGGCGTCTGCCGCATCCTCGATGTCTTACCCCCATCGTCCTGGACCATCGTCACCTCGGCCACGGACAGGCTGGCCCGCGTGCGTCTTCGCCAGGCTGGCGTCCCCATTCCGGAGCGCATCGTCACCGGAGATACAGTGACTCATGGCAAGCCCAGCCCAGAACCTTATCTCAGAGGCGCTGCCCTGCTCGGGAAAAAACCGGAAGAGTGCCTCGTAATTGAAGACTCGGCCTCAGGAGCAAAAGCAGGTCACGCTGCCGGGTGCAAAGTGCTCGCCACCCTCTTTTCCCACACCGTTGAAGACCTGAAAGATGCAGACTGGATCGTCGAGTCCCTCGATCCTGTGCAGGTGCGCGTGCAGGAGCAAATCATAGAACTTGAATTTGATCCGCTCTTCCAGAAGCAGAACTGATGTGCCCTTGCAAGTTCCCTGCCCCAAGGCCAGAAGCAGACATTTGGTACCAGTAAAACCGCTACATGACGATTCTTTTTTCCTGGTGCCACCGTACCTACCAGCATGGCTCCCGGCCTCCCCACGGAAACAACGAACGCACTCAGGCCACCTGCTCGGTCTTCGAAGTCACAGGTTGAGGGGGCGCCTTTGCATTCCTTCCTGCCGGCACTACAATTCAGTCGTGTTTGACTCGCGCTCCAGCATCGTTGATAGGATCTGCACCATCGCCGCAGAGGAGTTCCCCTGCTCTGTTGTGTTCGATGCAGCCGCATTGCCCTTGGTACGCTTTCGGATTCTCAATCAGAACGGTAGGGTGTGGTCGAGGGAATATCTGACATTTACGGCGAGGAAGCTGGAAGCGTTAACTCAAGCGGACCTTCGCGCCATTGTCCCAGGCGCTGTGGGCTTTCTAGGTGACGCGGCATTCCACATTTGAGTGCGTGCCCGGCGGACTGATAATTGAAGTTGAAGGTCACAGTCATGAACGTCGATGCTGAAATCCTCTCGCGTGCGGAAGGTTGTCTCCTCGGGCAGATTGCTGGCGATTCCCTCGGAAGCCTTGTTGAGTTCCAGT from Pseudacidobacterium ailaaui includes these protein-coding regions:
- a CDS encoding ATP-binding cassette domain-containing protein; amino-acid sequence: MSSAIEFRDVTLATRDGRRLLDGLCLRIEEGTTVAILGRSGSGKTTLLRMVNRMARPTSGSVFVHGKDVSTQDQVRLRRRTGYVIQETGLFPHFTVERNAGLVPELNGGCVDKGRIHELLKLVGLDPQRFAQRWPHELSGGQRQRVGLARALAADPQILLMDEPFGALDPLTRAEMQQMLRGLLQRLKKTVLLVTHDLDEALYLASRIVLLEEGRMVVDLPAEEFPRSEVPAVRAYVQAIHRGVMP
- a CDS encoding ABC transporter ATP-binding protein, with product MIEVRGLTKTIRNGPRVVEILKGIDLTVPQGQFLAIMGASGSGKSTLLGLMAGLDAPTGGQVLIDGSEISHLPEDKLAQVRGKKIGFVFQSYQLIPTLTALENVLLPYELNANGDGRQRAVSLLETVGLADRLHHYPVQLSGGEQQRVALARAFVLAPPIVMADEPTGNLDSKNGQHVLDLLMERQREAGTTLVMVTHDAQIAGRADRRIVMKDGRIIADESNGN
- a CDS encoding ATP-binding protein; its protein translation is MRRRLKRGPNTSESTGKIGQELPANQPPPLQPSYGDQVQHVQEKAEETATPVEAAGAPAAEILPEPAQEATGKFEVETQPESPSTPPPEPQATPQRSPRGYVVLAIGLPGSGKTTWFKRRGVTPLSSDLLRTILFDDITEQRYQGLVFSTLRSLLRARLIAKMPWNYVDATNLSPHERRQWIKMAKSFGYDVQAVFFDVPFEVCMERNRRRERVVSDEVMKKMAERLRPPSFKEGFSKITVVRVKGAPPVQPPAGSSGESAPGDESHS
- a CDS encoding ABC transporter permease, with product METKQKPALGWTTAAKIAWRELHASRTKFVFVVLSVALGVAALTGVRGFSESFQKALLNQARSIMAADLSARMFRILTPQENAELNAMPVQRTWVTEMVSMASRQGDLVPLLVSLKVVDPTEYPFYGNVVLSPAGDLRTFLTDSTVVVDDNLLVRLQAHVGDQLRIGGQFFRIAAVIQKEPDRLTAGVGMGPRVMMTRAALDRTGLLQAGSRATERYLFKLGPQSGKVEDLRKAIEKVLPDAQVSDFRETSPAISEGLDRATGLLSLICLVAMVLGAIGVAMAMRAHLQQRMDTLAIMKSIGARSGDILQIYLFQTLLLGVAGSVLGIALGVGVEWALPSLFGRLLPIHPPLRLPLRSVVAAFGTGTLTTLLFCLPPLLDVRKVRPNVVLRKTVEESAEKQGWAARLKENKARWISSIVVLLALGAIAAGLADSMIVGRWFTAALASVLIVLLALAAFTLRVLRAFLDRTRLHLHSVLRQGLANLYRPGNQSAAVLAALGVGVMLILSVFLMQHAILNRLNSDSSSSAPNIFLIDIGQSELAGVEGLLAHQPGVTGKVETIPIVTARITDVDGAGVADLKLKNYPRRMLSSVPVTWSDRSPEGVKVVAGRWWQGSDADGLAVVDRVARRFHLHLGSEVVFQAGEKQVRTHVAAIYKPEGEHAFARSEFILPSGPLQGLPVVWYATVHVQPGQIAPLERALFAAYPTVTTINVADILETVQSVIHQITIVIRFLAGFSILTGAVILASSVASTRFRRIREVVVLKTLGATRNRIASVFSIEFAVLGLLAGIVGAVFANLLADILLRRMEISYHPEVLVSVISVLATAFLAVLTGWTASFRILGQKPLEVLREE
- a CDS encoding ABC transporter permease, which gives rise to MSGFLAQYGIEVRELTLEHLWLTGAAMLFASFIGIPAGIWLTRHERWAKPVISFVNVIQTVPSLAMFGFLLPLPWLGERAARIAIVALTGYALLPIIRNTYAGIRGIDATITDVARALGMTERQVLMKVELPLAAGVILAGLRTATVTCVGIATIAAAVGAGGLGELIFRGVASVDNRLVLAGAIPAALLALGADGLLGLVERRVRVPGMRHP
- the gap gene encoding type I glyceraldehyde-3-phosphate dehydrogenase → MAVKVGINGFGRIGRNVFRASLGNPDIEVVAVNDLTSPATLAHLLKYDSILGNVQNEISAGEDFISVDGKKIKVFAEKDPAKLPWDSVGAQIVVESTGRFTDANAAKAHLQGSVKKVIISAPATNEDITIVLGVNDDKYDPAKHNIISNASCTTNCLAPVVKVLHENFGIISGIMTTVHSYTNDQVVLDFPHKDLRRARAAALNIIPSSTGAAKALKLVIPEMAGKLDGFALRVPTPNVSVVDLTFISEKAATVQSVNEALKKAAEGPLKGILGYEAGELVSSDFKGDPRSSIVDAPLTKVIGNSVKVISWYDNEWGYSNRVRDLILYIAKKGL
- a CDS encoding glycine betaine ABC transporter substrate-binding protein, giving the protein MAFLCTSCSPPHADHLVIGAKNFTEQVVLGELLAQHIEASTGIKVERRFYLAGSYICHQALISGRIDAYVEYTGTALTAILRQPASRNPQAVFHAVQNLYQQRYQISVMPSLGFENTFAMVIRGDDAQRLHLNTLSEAAKYAPEWRLGVGYEFEQRPDGLSVLSKSYGLHFKGPPRTMDLGLLYRALNAHQVDMIAANSTDGQIAEFGLKVLEDDQHAFPPYQAVPLVREDALRRWPALRGALAELANKISVDEMRAMNEAVDAEHRDPAEVVREFRQKKGL
- a CDS encoding DinB family protein; this translates as MMESVKVAPAQQPEPWLRGTLTDVLPVARAVLHALELAKEDVQRWCGPLADEEMDMRPLELPSIAFHLKHIVRSCDRLLTYAEGEQLSSDQIAALKTEMDVGTSREALFAEFDRGLENAARRVRVLGAGDLGQPRFVGKKQLPTTVGGLLVHVADHTQRHVGQVVTTAKVLLAQRAEV
- a CDS encoding arylesterase, with the translated sequence MQKHLAAYNMDVKRRHFLLFLFTLFLGTAFHHGWAASAPVIACFGNSLTAGYGVSPGHSYPDELQKLLDARGYHYRVANLGVSGNTSKDGTDRLKDVLALRPQIVILEFGGNDGLRGLPLNATKQNLEAMIAALQKAGVKVVLAGITLPPNYGPDYIQQFNNIYTSLAKKYRTPLIPFLLQSVYGVPGSMQEDGIHPTAQGCRQVALNVFQALRPLLNK